The Lysobacter gummosus sequence CCGGTTCGCCGAGTTCCTAAAGCACTCGCCTAAGGCGACGCGAAAGGAGTAAGGAATGCTCCCTCAGATCATGGCTGCTGCACGTCGCGCGTCCGAGGTGTATCGCGATTCGGGAGTCAAGGAGCGCGTCGAGCAAGGCGGCTACACGCGTGTCGACCCATTCCTTGTTGCCGGTAAGGAGCGCATTCCGGTCCTGCTGCGTCCGCTGGACAAACTGCTGGGCGCGTTCATCCGGGACGATGTATCCGGAATACTGATCAACTCCGAACGGTCCGCTGGGCTGATCCACATGACCTGCGCCCACGAGTTGGGCCACTACTTCATGGGGCATGGCACCACCGCGGACGATTCACTGGACTATGGGCCCCAGGCGGCTCGCCATGAACAGGAAGCGGACTGGTTCGCTTACCAGCTTATGGTCCCTCGGGCACTGCTGGCGTATGTGATGCGCCGCAAAGGTTGGACGATGCAGTCTCTAGCCGACCCGCGGCTCCTCTATCAGCTGTCGCTCCGGCTTGGCATCAGCTATACGGCGGCGGCCTGGTCATTGGCCCGCCACAAACTGATGGCGCCTACCGAGGTGAAACGGCTTCTCAAGGTCCAGCCGCTGGCCATCAAGGAAGAACTGCTTGCCGGCCAGGCATTCGATGCGCGCAAGGAGGTCTGGCTGCTGGATGAGCGTGATCGCGACAGCGTTTTGGAACCTCGCGCGGAGGACCGGATGGTCTTGCGTCTTAAAAGCCACGCGAGTGCGGGTTACCTCTGGTCGTTGGACGAACTGGCGTCGGAAGGATTCGAGATCCGGCCGACTCTTGCACCAAGCAAGGAAGCAATACCGACCGATACAGTGTTTGGTGGCTTCACTACTGCTGAGTTCTTGCTCTCGCATGAAATGGTCGGAGCCACCGACAGCCCTGCCGTGCTTGCAATGGAAGAGGTGCGTCCATGGGCGAAGGAAAAGCCGGCGAGCACCTTTGAGGCCAAAACCTTGTTTGAGGGCGTTTCCCCTGGACTGACAAGCATCGCCAAACAGCAGTTGCTCGGGGAGAGTTCGGCCGCGTGACGATCAAGGAAGAAGTCATTCTTGCGCAAGCCAAGTTCCCCTCGCGCGATCAAGGGCTTCGGCCGACCTGCATTGCCTTCGCCTTGGCTGAAGTGAATTTCGATGCCGCGACAGGTGTTGAAGCGCTCAGTCCGGAGTACGCGTATCAGGGCGCAGCCTGCCTTACTCCATCGTGGGTGCCGGGCGCCGGCGTACCCTTGGATGCCGCGTTACGCGCGTCATCCAAGGGACAGCCGGTAGAGTCGGATTTTCCCTACCGGGCCGTAGAGCCGGGCGCTCCGGTGCCTGCCCCACCAACCACCTTCGAACTGCACGGCGGAGACGTCGCTATGCTGCCGTTGGATACCGAATTCATATGCGCGATGCTGCGTCAGGGTCGGCCGGTAGGGATCGGTTTACGGCTTACCGAAAGCTTCTACAGGCCCATCGATGGTTTGGTCACGTTCGAAGCTGCGCCCTTGGTGCCAGCGGTCCTCCATGCAGTTGCCGTCGTGGGCTTTGGCTGGGAAGACGGAGAAGTACATTTTCTGATTCGTAACAGTTGGGGGCGTGGCTGGGGCCAGGATGGGGTTGCCTGGGTATCTGCCACTTACGTACGCGAGCTTGCACTCTGTGCTTTTGGAGCCTGACATATGGCAAAGCTGTTCTGTTCGGAGCGGATTGTTCCTGTATGGCTGAGCGCAGCGCGCTCCTTGGCCACGATGCCTGCACGAAGCGACAGGAATTTCGTTCTCGAGATCGCCTCGCCGACCATGCTCTCTGATGGCGATGTCGCGGCCATCAATGCCGTCGACACAGAGCTTCGCAAGACAGATGACGGGATTGGTGTGTACACCATTGCTGCGACGATCTTTCCGCAACGGATGTACCTGCGCCACGGGCGCCCCAACTTCTACGCGCAATTCCTCACAGCTATGAAAAAGGGAAAGAAGCCGGGGACTTGGGGGACGTACGCGATGCGCATGATGGAGCGGACCCACCCGCGGACCGGAGAGGCGATCAATCCGCTCGAGGTCATTGTCACCAAGCTTCAAAAGACTGGGGAGGGGACCAAATACCAGTCGGCCTACGAACTGGGCCTGCATGAAGTGACTGATGTGCTGGACAACGAGGTCGGCGGAGAGCTGCCGATTTACGCGCCTGCCAGCGATGGTGGGAAAGCGACCAATATTCCTTGCCTAAGCCATCTCAGCTTCAAGCTCGACCGCACACGCAAGGCAGTCGACCTCACTGCCGTGTATCGGTCCCACCACTACGGGCGTCGGGCGCTGGGAAATCTGATCGGCCTAAGCCAGTTGCAGGCGTTCGTGGCAATCGAGTCCGGACACTCACCTGGCGTGCTGACCTGTGTTAGTACCTTGGCGCATCTGGACGTGGAGGCATTCGGCGGCGTGGCGGCCACCAACGCGCTACTCACACGCCTGCCGCCCACGACGGTCTAGATGAGCGCGGCTTGCGTTGCCCGTCTCAGGGCGTTGTCGGGGAGCTGGTACAGCTTCTGCATCCCTTCCCTGAACTCTCTGACGCCGCCATAGCTCGGGTGCCTGATGGTGATCACGTTGACGCCGAACCGCTGCGCGTACTGCGCAGCGTCCTGTCCGATCGCAACGATCTGACGGATCTTCAGCCAGGCAATGAGCGCACTATTAAGCTCATCAACTTGGTCCAGCTCTCGCGCAGTGAAGCGCCGATTGCTGAAGGGGTTGTCGGGCTCATGCGGATGGAAGGGAAAGACATTCCACAGCAGCGGTGGCGTGTCGATCACTCTAAGCACAGCCCAGATCTCCGCGGCGGTGCGCTCCGCAACCGCGGGCCCGCGTGTGGCCTGGCGTGATTGGCACCCCGGGTACCGCTTCGCAAGTTCCGGCAAGTGATATTCATCGGTCAGCGCTAGTCCCGTGCGCCGCCCGCCCCGATAGCCGAGGTCCCGTCCCATCCAGATTGTGTCCACGCCGATGTCGGCGGATGCTGTCAGGTACGTGCGCAGATTTCGCCGACGCGATTCAGCTGCATCGGCGCGATCATGCACGGCGCACACGTCGGCGTAAGGATTGAAGACGTTGTCTAGGCTGAATGCAGCCAATGCCTTTACGAAAGCAGCGGGGGTCATGGGTCAGCCGGGTGCGGGCGGAAGGTTAGTGCATGTTGGTGCATGTCAACGGTGACTATTCCACCACGATGCTGTCGCAGCAGACGAAACACCTCGAAGCCCTTGAGGATCGCCAGTTCCCATTGCCAGAGCTTGCAACTCGCGACCTCATAGCCTTCGACCATGTTCTGGATCTGCTTAAGCAGGCTGTAGTCCAGCTTGCCGACCTCGACGTTCTCATACAAGCCAAAGCGCCGGGCGTGATTGAAGATCCAAGTCGCAATGCCTTCCTCGATGATCATAGCCCGAGCGCCATCCTCGTTCTCATCAATACGTGGGTCTGACTTCCGCTTGCGCTTCAGCAGACCCCTGATGACGGGCGACCATCCAAGGTAGGCAATGTAGGCGAGGTGGAAGACGTCGTGGTATCGGTAGTGGTCCTCCTCATTGCTGTTGTCCGTCAGCCGATCACCGATAAACACGCCTCTGAGGCTCTGCACGACATAGCCGTCGCGTTCAATGAACTCAATGTCGAACGTGCGGGGGAACTGCTCGTACTCCGGGAAGCGCTCGTCTGAATCAAATAAGGCCGGATACACTTTTTCGTCGCCCGGCCAACGGCTGGAGATCTTTTCTAGGTTGCTACGTGCAATGTCTTCCGTGCGCAGATGGAAACACCCGCAAGTAATAGCCCATTCCGCGAACAGAATTCCAAAGTGCTCGCGCAACGCGGGAGGGCTCATTGCCTCGAATTTGGTGATAGTGATGCTGGCTAGGTTTCCAGCCGAGTGGGCTAGGGCTCCCAATTGCTGGATCCGGTCCAGGCCCCAGCCTTCCTTATAGGTATCGAGCAGCGCATCAATCTGCCGGAAGCTTACTGGTAACACCGCGGGACGATCGCTGTCACCGAAGCGTTGCCGAAGCCGCCGAAGGCAGTGTTCGCCCAGGTCGTCAGCAGAAACTCCGAGCAGATGGGCGGTGCTGACCAGGTACCACAGGGCGTCGCCGAGTTCCTCGGCCGCCAAGGCGCTTTGCGGTTCAGTGAGTTGGTCCCGGCCGGACTTCTTGACCGCCGCCAGCAGCCCGCCGGTTTCTCCAAAGTAGCCGAAGCGAAGGTTGTCGAACTCCTCCGGATTGTTCTCGAACCGGTTGGTTCGCCGTGCCTTCAACAAGTACTCGGGCAGCGAGAGCGGCTGGGGCTGGGGCAGCGCAGGTGTCATCTGCAGTCCTTTGTGAGGATGGGTTCTACGGCAACACGCCCTCAGTGCGATGGCTCAGTATGAATCGAACCCGCTTACAGCAGGCAATCAAAGTCGCGCGGTCAGCGTCAATCGCCCCCATGCGCAACGCCCTTAAACGTGCGGCCGAGGTGACATCGTAGTGGGGGTAGCGACCGCGATCCTGGAACCAGTGTCGCTGCAAACCGAGGCGGGCCGCGAAGTCATGGAGCTCCTCCAAAGTGTCGGCGACCATGTGGCACCACTCGCGGCCCCTCCAGCGAATAGCTTCCGAATCAATGTAGACCGCCATAACTAGCCAGCTTGCAAATAATATGCAAATAATTAGCACATATGGCTGAGCGATTCAAGACTCCAGACGACGCAGCGCGACTTGGCGCACGAATGCGCTCGGCTCGAAAAATTAAGGGATATACCCTGGTTCACGTCGCGACGCAAACCGGCGTAGACGCCGGGCAGCTCTCGAAATTGGAGCGCGGTCAAATGGTCACAGTGTCAACAAATGTGCAAAAAGTATGCACATACCTGCGAATCCCACTGACCACGGGAAATCTGCCGCCAACGCGCGTCGGGAGCTTGCTGGATGAACTGGTTGCCAACACACCAGGTAGCGAGCCTGCCGTTGTGAACCTCGTAGCGGCAATCCAGGAAATGGTGCTGAGTGTCGCTATACATGCTGGGCCTAAGAAGGCCGACTAGGCATTGCGCCGTCTCGCGAGGTCGCGGGATATCGTGGCAGCGTCGACGAATCGTGTTCAATGAACCGATAGGGGCTCAACAACTAGCTTACAAGCATCAGCAAGATGCTGACCTGCAAACCGCTCGCCATCTGGCCAAGATCGCCAATAAAGTTGTCCGTAGTCGCCCGGCGATCTGACCACGACCGCCAAGCGGCTGACCGGTGGGGATCGACCCAGAGCGGACATCTCCAGCCAGCTGGTCTCAGCATCGCGACGCTTCGCTCATGCTGTTTCTTGCTCGGAGAGCGGAGACGCGCATGTCGCGGGCACTATCGTGCCGCACTCAAGACAGGAGTCTGCGAACAGACAACCAGCCCTTTGGCTCCCCGTGTAAAGGCGACATAGAGGTTCTGGGCCGTCATTGTCTCGGGCTGAAGAACCACCGCAATATCTGCTTCAAGCCCCTTCAAGAGCAGCGTGCTTCCGACGGATCGGCGTGGGAGTGGGTGTCCAACGTGGCGGTTGCGCTCACGGGCCCGAAGGGCGGCAGAGAGGAAGTCTTGCCCGCCGTTGATGACGGCCTGCATGGCGGACCGACAGCAATAAAGAATTTCAGGACGATACACGCGCGTGCCAGCGTGGTCAGTCAATGCATTCACCAACTGAAGGGCGCGATGCATGGTTCGCTCTGTGTCAAACGTGACAGCACACCATTCAATCGGTGTGGGCGGTGTTCGCGCGCGTCCGGAGCGCAGGGAGCCGACGCGTGTGGCAAGGTTGCTGGACCCAACGCCCGTCATCATGGACGAAGCAAACTCGGCCAGGTTTTGCAGTGCGTCGGAGGCCTGTAGGTCGAATCGCCTAGCGAAGTTGACCAGATCGCGAAGATCCACTGCCTCGACCGCTATTGCTCCTGGTGTTTGGCTGGCTAGTTGATGCCGGCCTTGGACATTCATGGAGTCACCGATAACCAACACCGTCCCTTCGTTGCCGGGTGCGTTTGTACGCGCAGCAACTAGTCGCTGCTGCACCTCATTACCTGGCGTCAATTGGACCCAACGAGCCTCTGATGGGGCGTTGCGAAGATCGATAGCATG is a genomic window containing:
- a CDS encoding ImmA/IrrE family metallo-endopeptidase, which encodes MLPQIMAAARRASEVYRDSGVKERVEQGGYTRVDPFLVAGKERIPVLLRPLDKLLGAFIRDDVSGILINSERSAGLIHMTCAHELGHYFMGHGTTADDSLDYGPQAARHEQEADWFAYQLMVPRALLAYVMRRKGWTMQSLADPRLLYQLSLRLGISYTAAAWSLARHKLMAPTEVKRLLKVQPLAIKEELLAGQAFDARKEVWLLDERDRDSVLEPRAEDRMVLRLKSHASAGYLWSLDELASEGFEIRPTLAPSKEAIPTDTVFGGFTTAEFLLSHEMVGATDSPAVLAMEEVRPWAKEKPASTFEAKTLFEGVSPGLTSIAKQQLLGESSAA
- a CDS encoding C1 family peptidase, which codes for MTIKEEVILAQAKFPSRDQGLRPTCIAFALAEVNFDAATGVEALSPEYAYQGAACLTPSWVPGAGVPLDAALRASSKGQPVESDFPYRAVEPGAPVPAPPTTFELHGGDVAMLPLDTEFICAMLRQGRPVGIGLRLTESFYRPIDGLVTFEAAPLVPAVLHAVAVVGFGWEDGEVHFLIRNSWGRGWGQDGVAWVSATYVRELALCAFGA
- a CDS encoding uracil-DNA glycosylase, with translation MTPAAFVKALAAFSLDNVFNPYADVCAVHDRADAAESRRRNLRTYLTASADIGVDTIWMGRDLGYRGGRRTGLALTDEYHLPELAKRYPGCQSRQATRGPAVAERTAAEIWAVLRVIDTPPLLWNVFPFHPHEPDNPFSNRRFTARELDQVDELNSALIAWLKIRQIVAIGQDAAQYAQRFGVNVITIRHPSYGGVREFREGMQKLYQLPDNALRRATQAALI
- a CDS encoding nucleoside triphosphate pyrophosphohydrolase family protein gives rise to the protein MTPALPQPQPLSLPEYLLKARRTNRFENNPEEFDNLRFGYFGETGGLLAAVKKSGRDQLTEPQSALAAEELGDALWYLVSTAHLLGVSADDLGEHCLRRLRQRFGDSDRPAVLPVSFRQIDALLDTYKEGWGLDRIQQLGALAHSAGNLASITITKFEAMSPPALREHFGILFAEWAITCGCFHLRTEDIARSNLEKISSRWPGDEKVYPALFDSDERFPEYEQFPRTFDIEFIERDGYVVQSLRGVFIGDRLTDNSNEEDHYRYHDVFHLAYIAYLGWSPVIRGLLKRKRKSDPRIDENEDGARAMIIEEGIATWIFNHARRFGLYENVEVGKLDYSLLKQIQNMVEGYEVASCKLWQWELAILKGFEVFRLLRQHRGGIVTVDMHQHALTFRPHPADP
- a CDS encoding DUF4031 domain-containing protein, whose product is MAVYIDSEAIRWRGREWCHMVADTLEELHDFAARLGLQRHWFQDRGRYPHYDVTSAARLRALRMGAIDADRATLIACCKRVRFILSHRTEGVLP
- a CDS encoding ATP-binding domain-containing protein, which encodes MNVQGRHQLASQTPGAIAVEAVDLRDLVNFARRFDLQASDALQNLAEFASSMMTGVGSSNLATRVGSLRSGRARTPPTPIEWCAVTFDTERTMHRALQLVNALTDHAGTRVYRPEILYCCRSAMQAVINGGQDFLSAALRARERNRHVGHPLPRRSVGSTLLLKGLEADIAVVLQPETMTAQNLYVAFTRGAKGLVVCSQTPVLSAAR